In the Prochlorococcus marinus str. MIT 9312 genome, TAAAAGATTAATATTTGGTTTCATATGTTTGCTATTGCACTTGGATTGTCTCCTATTGAAAAAATCACTGTTGCAATAACTGCTTCGATTTTTTTAATTTCTTTTACATGGATCTCAATTAAGGGAGATTTAAATAAAATTGCTAAGGAACTAATTGAAGATAATGATAATAATCAGGATAATTAAAGAATCCTTTAACCTACTTTTTATGCAAACCAGGATAATCAATAATATGTCTTATTTCTTTAAGAGAAGAGCCATATACTTTATCACCATTTAAGTGAACACCTTTCCATTTTACTTTTCTATTATAAAAACTTTTACTAGTATTTTTTAAGAGATAACCTTCAGTATCACAATTTAAAGTTATATCCCAACCCTTATAATTTTCTATCATTTAGATTAAAAGATCTATTATTGATAATACTCAGAGAAAGAATAAACAAAAACAAAGGAAATAAGTATTTTTTTCGTTATGTTTTCTTAATATTTATTTAGAGCTGACTTTTATTTTACGAGCAGCTTCATCAGCATTTTTCCTAGCCAAATTAATGTCTGAATTTGATGAAAGAACAACTCCCATTCTTCTGCCTTTCCTGGAGATTGGCTTGCCAAATATGAGTACTTTAGTATTTTCAACTTCTAATGCTTCATTAAGACCTTCATAAATAGGATTCATATGCTCTTGGTCGGAAAGTATAACTCTGGTTGCAGAGGGTTCTATTAGATTTATATGGGGTATAGGTAAATTTAAAAAAGCCCTTAAATGTAATTCAAATTCATTAATATTTTGACTAACTAATGTAACCATACCAGTGTCATGAGGTCGTGGAGATAATTCTGAAAATATAACCTCATTTTCTTTAACAAAAAACTCTACACCGTATAATCCAGATCCATTTAGATTATTTAAAATTTTAGTTGTCATTTTCTTGGCTTCACTAATTAAGGATTGATTAATCTCCAAAGGATGCCAACTGCATTGATAATCTCCATTAGATTGAAGATGTCCGATTGGTAAACAAAAAATATTTTCACCGTTGTTTTTTCTTACAGTTAAAAGAGTAAACTCAAAATCAAAATTAATAAATTCTTCAATAATTACCCCTTTAACTTGGCCTCTAGAATTTGCTTGTGCCTGACTCCAGGCTTGATTTAAATCATTTTTTGATCCAACCAAACTTTGTCCCTTACCTGAAGAGCTCATTAAAGGCTTAAGTAAAAGTGGAAATCCAATTTCATCTGCTTTTTTTTCTAGGTCCTCAAATTTATAAATATAATCATAATTTGCAGTTTTTATTTTTAAATCTCTAGAAACCAATTCTCTAATTTTATCTCTATTCATTGTTATTTCTACAGTTCTAGCATTTGGGACAATCTTGAAACCTTCATCCTCTAATTCTTTTAAGGCTTCAATTGAAAGTGCCTCTATTTCAGGGACAACAAAGTCGGGAGTAAATTCTTTTATAGAATTTTTTAAAATATTTTTATCTCCCATATCAATTACTTTTGAATAATCAGCGACTTGCATTGCCGGTGCTTTCTCATATCGATCAATAGCAATAACTTCTAATCCTAATCTTTTGGATTCTATTACTAATTCCTTCCCAAGCTCGCCACTACCAAGTAATAAAATTCTTTTTTTAGAAAAAACTGAATCATTCATATTTATAAAGTATTATTCATCATCATCAGAAAGCTGACTAGTTGAATCATCTCTATTTTCTTTATCTTTAGAGAAACTAAATAAAGATTTCGTACCCAACAAATTCTTACTTCGCATACTATTAGTCATTGATATTGAAATTGCACCAAAAAAGAAGACTCCAATCATTGCCCAAATAATTCGTTCTAAAGCAATTGCAGGTGAAAAACCTTGACCGGAATTAATAATTTCAGTAAGTGGGTCTAAAGGGTCCAAATTTAAACTGTTAAATAATAATAATTATAAAGGCTTAAAGAAATTAAAACTTAAAACTTACAAAAGAAATAACACAAAATATTGAATATTTTAAACACAAAAAACGCTATACAATGTTATCTTCAAAGGGTGATTTTTTTAAGACATGCAAGTTGACGTACAAAATACTACTGTTTTTTCAGCAGATGGATCATCTATAAAACTTGGTCAATACTCAGGGGAAGTAATTTTAGTGGTTAACGTAGCTAGTTATTGTGGGAATACTGCTCAGTATGAGGATCTTCAAAAGCTTCATGATTTATATTCAAGCAAAGGGCTAAGAATACTTGCATTCCCATGTAATGATTTTGGTAAACAAGAACCAGGCTCACTTTCAGAAATAAAAGATTTTTGTACCACAAAATATGGAGTTAAGTTTGAAATCTATGAAAAAGTTCATGCAAAAGGTGATACCACAGAACCATATACAACGCTTAATAAAGTTGAACCAGAGGGAGACGTTGAATGGAATTTCGAGAAGTTTCTAATAGGAAAAGATTGTAAAGTAATTGCAAGATTCAAGCCAAGTGTTAAACCATTTGATGAAAACTTAATAGCAGCTATTGAAGTAGCTTTAGATTCATAAAAATTTCCTTATAATTTACTAGAAAAATATTAAATCAAACAAACTTTATATTGAATCAAAAGATAGACAAAAATTTTGTCGAAATAAATTTTGGAATAAAAACTTGTCTAAATAATTTTTAATTTAACTTCTTATTTTTTATCAGAATTAACTTCTACGTCTATTATTTCATCTTTAGCTAGACTTTTTTTTGGTTTAATTGATTTTACCTCTGCCTCTTTTGCTTCTTCCTTAACCTCACTTTCTTCTGCTTCCTCTGCTTCTGCTTTTACCTCTGCCTCTTTTGCTTCTTCCTTAACCTCACTTTCTTCTGCTTCCTCTGCTTCTGCTTTTACCTCTGCCTCTTTTGCTTCTTCCTTAACCTCACTTTCTTCTGCTTCCTCTGCTTCTGCTTTTACCTCTGCCTCTTTTGCTTCTTCCTTAACCTCACTTTCTTCTGCTTCCTCTGCTTCTGCTTTTACCTCTGCCTCTTTTGCTTCTTCCTTAACCTCACTTTCTTCTGCTTCCTCTGCTTCTGCTTTTACCTCTGCCTCTTTTGCTTCTTCCTTAACCTCACTTTCTTCTGCTTCCTCTGCTTCTGCTTTTACCTCTGCCTCTTTTGCTTCTTCCTTAACCTCACTTTCTTCTGCTTCCTCTGCTTTTAATTCTGAATTTTCTAAAGTTTGATTTTCTTCTTTAGTTAATAGGAATTTTAATAACTTTTTGAATAACAAGGTACCTTTTTCAATTCTTTTTGGACCTAAAATTGATAGTAAAACAACTAAAATTATGAATATTTCAGGTGAATTTAAACCTAATAGTTTCATAAATTTCCATATTCTAATTATATTTTAGTACATGCTTAATATTAAATCTAATTATTCTCAAAAGTTGGTAAATAAAGATCCCTATTTGATGCAATTATCCCCTCTTCTTTAAAGAATATTTCTAGATCTTTTAAATCATTTATATCTACAAATTCCGCACAATTATCTAATATATTGTTATGAGTAAAACCCCACAAATTTTCCAAATATTCATCGTCATCAGGGAAAGTAACAAATTTCAAATATGTATTATTTAAGGCATATTCACTTGCAAATTCAGAATCTAATCCTTGCCTTTTAGCATCACAAAAAACTTTGGCAAATCTTTTACCTACAGATGTCTGAGCACTTGATAAATCTAAATTACCTTGGATCGCATTTACATTTATTGGAGCAATAAAAATGATTATTGGTAGTATAATAGATATTAAAATAAACAATAAAATAATTTCCTTTTTTAAAATGTATTCAATATAAACTAGCAAAAAAAGTAATGAATTAGGCCTATTTAAATAAAATCACTTATCAAAAAATTAAATATATAAAATAATAAAGATAGAGTAAACTCCATTTCAGAATTTATAATAAATTAAAAAATATTTAAAATAATATGTCTTCAGATATAAAGATAAAAGGAAGGGGAGTTAACAGGATAATTAAGAGTAAGGTGATGCTATCGCCCTTAGCAGGGGTTACAGATAACATTTTTAGGCGACTTGTTCGTAAATGGGCTCCTAACTCTTTACTTTTTACAGAAATGATAAATGCCACGAGTCTTAAAAAAGGATTTGGAACACAAAAAATCAATCAAATAAATTTAGAAGAAGGTCCAGTAGGAGTTCAAATATTTGATAATAGACCATATGCTGTTTCTGAAGCCGCTAAACAAGCTGAGGACTCTGGAGCTTTCTTAATTGATATAAATATGGGATGTCCAGTAAAAAAGATTGCAAAGAAAGGTGGAGGCAGTGCCTTAATTAAAGACCGTAAACTTGCTATAGAATTAGTCAAAAATGTCGTAAAAGCTGTAAAAATTCCAGTTACAGTAAAAACTCGACTCGGATGGGATAGTAAAGAAGAAAATATAGAAGATTTTTTATTTAAGCTTCAAGATGCGGGAGCAACAATGATCACACTTCATGGAAGAACTAGAAA is a window encoding:
- a CDS encoding glutathione peroxidase, with translation MQVDVQNTTVFSADGSSIKLGQYSGEVILVVNVASYCGNTAQYEDLQKLHDLYSSKGLRILAFPCNDFGKQEPGSLSEIKDFCTTKYGVKFEIYEKVHAKGDTTEPYTTLNKVEPEGDVEWNFEKFLIGKDCKVIARFKPSVKPFDENLIAAIEVALDS
- the dusB gene encoding tRNA dihydrouridine synthase DusB produces the protein MSSDIKIKGRGVNRIIKSKVMLSPLAGVTDNIFRRLVRKWAPNSLLFTEMINATSLKKGFGTQKINQINLEEGPVGVQIFDNRPYAVSEAAKQAEDSGAFLIDINMGCPVKKIAKKGGGSALIKDRKLAIELVKNVVKAVKIPVTVKTRLGWDSKEENIEDFLFKLQDAGATMITLHGRTRKQGFSGKSDWEMIGRLKKLLEIPVIANGDIKNPDDALNCLNKTNADGVMIGRGILGSPWKLGEIDYAIKENKNFKEPNAEEKLYLIIEHLDELIKEKGDHGLLIARKHISWTCKDFKGASNLRNNLVRAVDKNEVKNLINKMIKTLNKEKNRLA
- the purT gene encoding formate-dependent phosphoribosylglycinamide formyltransferase, whose amino-acid sequence is MNDSVFSKKRILLLGSGELGKELVIESKRLGLEVIAIDRYEKAPAMQVADYSKVIDMGDKNILKNSIKEFTPDFVVPEIEALSIEALKELEDEGFKIVPNARTVEITMNRDKIRELVSRDLKIKTANYDYIYKFEDLEKKADEIGFPLLLKPLMSSSGKGQSLVGSKNDLNQAWSQAQANSRGQVKGVIIEEFINFDFEFTLLTVRKNNGENIFCLPIGHLQSNGDYQCSWHPLEINQSLISEAKKMTTKILNNLNGSGLYGVEFFVKENEVIFSELSPRPHDTGMVTLVSQNINEFELHLRAFLNLPIPHINLIEPSATRVILSDQEHMNPIYEGLNEALEVENTKVLIFGKPISRKGRRMGVVLSSNSDINLARKNADEAARKIKVSSK